Part of the Pseudomonas lijiangensis genome is shown below.
ACGGTCCTGATCGTTGGTGGCGTCCCACACCTGACGCATGCGCTCAACGTCGTAATCGACGCCTTCCACGGCATCCTTGTGCACGATCCACTTGGTCGTGACCATGGTTTCCTGCGCGCTGATCGGCCATACCGTGAAGACGATGATGTGATCGCCCATGCAGTGGTTCCAGGAGTGAGGCAGGTGCAGGATGCGCATCGAGCCCAGGTCCGGGTTCTGGATACGGCCCATGAGTTTCTTGCAGCCGACCTTGCCATCCATGGTCATCGACACAGTGCCCTTGAGCAGCGGCATGCGCACGATGCGGTTGCGCAGGCCGAAGCTGGCGTGTGCGTAGGGAATCTTCTCGGCGTCCCAGGCAGCGGCGGAGGCGGCCACATGGTCCTTGAAGGTCTGATCGGCACGCGGGTCGGTGACGTCGTCCCATTCCAGCAGGGTTTTCAACAGCTCCGGGTGTGAGCCGTTGCAGTGGTAGCACTCGCGGTTGTTCTCGATCACCAGCTTCCAGTTGGCTTTTTCCATCAAGGTGGTTTGCACCGCCACCTTGGTGTTTTCCATGTCGTAGGGTTCCATGTAGTGCTTGAGCGTGGCCAGGAACTCATCGATGGCAGGTGGATTCTCCGCCAGGCTGATGAAGATATAGCCGCCTGCGGTTTTGACGTTCACGGGCTTGAGGCTGAAGTTCTTCATGTCGAAGTCGTCGCCCATCTCGGTGCCCGCGTACAGCAGGCGTCCGTCCAGCTCGTAGGTCCACTGGTGGTAAGGGCAGACCAGCTTGGCGACCTTGCCTTTCTCGCCGGTGCACAGGCGCGAGCCTCGATGGCGGCAGACGTTGTGGAAAGCATTCACGCTGCCATCCGGGGCGCGGACGACGAGGATCGGGTTCTTGCCGATCTGCAGTGTCAGGTAGTTGCCCTTGGCCGGGATTTCGCAGGTCATGCCCGCAATCAGCCATTCCTTGTGAAAGATTTCCTGCATGTCGATTTCAAACAGCCGGTCATCACTGTAGAAAGGCTGCGGCAGCGAATAGGTGCGCTCGCGGTTCTGCAGCATCTGGGCAGTGGCCTTGCGTGCAGGTTCCAGCGGGTCGCCAAGGCTCAGGGTTGCGGTGATGTCCATTGTTCAGATTCCCTCATGACCGCATCGTTGGCGGCCTGCGAATGTGGCTAATACGGTTCTTTGCAGCGCTGCACGCAAGGCGATTGGGGGTCGCTCATGCCGGTGAGTTTATTCATGGCTGTTAAGGGGCGAGTGTGGAGGCGGGCGCGGAGTGAACCTT
Proteins encoded:
- the gbcA gene encoding glycine-betaine demethylase subunit GbcA; the encoded protein is MDITATLSLGDPLEPARKATAQMLQNRERTYSLPQPFYSDDRLFEIDMQEIFHKEWLIAGMTCEIPAKGNYLTLQIGKNPILVVRAPDGSVNAFHNVCRHRGSRLCTGEKGKVAKLVCPYHQWTYELDGRLLYAGTEMGDDFDMKNFSLKPVNVKTAGGYIFISLAENPPAIDEFLATLKHYMEPYDMENTKVAVQTTLMEKANWKLVIENNRECYHCNGSHPELLKTLLEWDDVTDPRADQTFKDHVAASAAAWDAEKIPYAHASFGLRNRIVRMPLLKGTVSMTMDGKVGCKKLMGRIQNPDLGSMRILHLPHSWNHCMGDHIIVFTVWPISAQETMVTTKWIVHKDAVEGVDYDVERMRQVWDATNDQDRRLAEENQRGINSSAYQPGPYSKTYEFGVVNFIDWYSSRVLENLGAEPAPYLKGVAVNHE